DNA from Methanospirillum lacunae:
TCTTCTGCTCCTGTTGGTTCCATTAAAAGTCGGGTCCGTCTGAGTTGTCTTGCAGTGGTCCGATATCCTGCGAGAGTGGCCTCACAGACACGCTGCGCTGGTGTTTCAGATGTCCGGTATATTAGGCCCGGGCTTTGATTCTCTTGATCATCAGCCACAAGATGGAGTTCACTCTTAATGGAAATGCCTGAATGAGAGAGATCCTGGCCCTGCAGTGCTTCTTTTACTCTGGTAACGATAAACCTGAGAAACTCAGGTTCATCAGATATCCTGATCTCCCGCTTAGTCGGATGGATGTTTGCATCAACACGAGCAGGATCCAGATTTATTTTCAGAACCGCAACAGGAAACGAATGGGACGGGATAAGTGTACCATACCCTGATCGTATTGCCCCGGAAATACGTGACGAGACGATCATCCTTCCATTGACCGCTACAAGGATCCGCTGGGTATTCTGCCTGATAAGTTCTGGATGTGAGATGTATCCTTCCAGGGAGATTCCATTCTCTTCCCCACTTACCTGGATCATCTGTGCTGCTTCATCGGGCCTCAACGCCCGTAGTACCTCTCCGAGGGTCCTGGTTCCATGACTTGTGGATTTTTCCTGTCCGTTCAGAAGGTATCTGAAGGTTAGTTCCGGGTATAAAAGGCTGAAAACCTCGATCACCGACGATATCCGGGAGAGTTCTGTTGCAAGGCTCTTGAGAAATTTTCTCCGTGCAGGTGTGGTAAAAAAAATCTCTTCCACTGTGAGGGTTGTTCCGGTAGGGGCGCCTGTTGCCCTATTCTCAAGAATCTCCCCTCCACTGATGATAAGATGGGTTCCTGCATCTTCACCCTTCGAACGGGTCACCATGGTGACGTATGCGATGGCGGCGATGCTCGCAAGTGCCTCTCCTCTGAATCCGAGCGTGCGACAGGTGTTCAGATCCTCTGCGGTCTGGATCTTACTTGTGGCATGAGGAGAGAAGGCGAGTGAAACTTCCTCTGTCGGTATGCCACAGCCGTCATCAATAATGCGTATCCTGGTGACTTCTTTTCTGTTTGAACTGATCTCAACGGTTATTGTGGTTGCTTTGGCATCAATGGCATTTTCGATGAGTTCTTTAACGATAGACGCCGGACGTTCAACTACTTCACCAGCTGCGATCTGATTGATTGTATCCCCGTCAAGAAGCCTGATATGCGGATTTGGCATCTCTATCACGTCAGATCCTTGGCTCTACTCTTGAGATCAGCTAGCAGGGAGAGGGCCTGAAGAGGAGTGAGTGAGTTTACATCTATCGAATCTAGTTCTTCCCTGATGGGATCTGGTTCTGGTGTCACGGCTGAATGGGTAGCAGGTGCATCAAGCAGTATCATTTGGGTATATCTTTTAACACCACCCCCTGGTGATTCCTCTCCCCTCATAACCTTCTTCATCAGGTCTTCAGCACGAATAATCACAGGGCTAGGAACTCCTGCAAGTGACGCAACGTGGATACCGTAACTGCGGTCAGTTGCACCGGGTATGAGTTTTCTGAGAAATACCACGTCTTTGTCTGTCTCCCTGACTGCAAAGTGGCAGTTTCGCACCCGTTTCAAATCCTCTTCCACTCCGACGAGTTCATGGAAATGTGTAGCAAAAAGAGTTCTCGGCCCTTTGCTCTTCTTTCCATGCAGGTGTTCAAGCACTGACCTGGCTATACAGTACCCGTCAAGCGTGCTGGTACCTCTCCCTATCTCGTCAAGAATTACCAGACTCTGATCAGTCGCATGGTTCATGATTGTGGCGAGTTCGAGCATCTCTACCATGAATGTACTCTGCCCACTAGCGAGGTCATCAAACGCCCCGACCCTGGTGAATATCCGATCTACCAGGCCCACTTTTGCGTATCCCGCAGGAACAAAACTCCCCATCTGTGCCATAACGATGATCAGAGCAACACTTCGCATATACGTGGATTTCCCAGCCATGTTTGCGCCTGTGATGATCAGGATCTGCTCACCAGAAGCACTCATTTCTGCGTCATTTGGCACAAAACCTGTCTCAAGTGAGGCTTCAACAACCGGGTGACGCCCCTCCCGCACGAGAAGAACAGGTTCATCAGTGAGATGGGGTCTCACGTATCTGAATTTTAGGGCAGATTCAGCAAGACCGGCAAAGAGGTCGATTCTTGCCATTGAATGTGCTGTCTCCTGAAGAGCCGAAACGTGCTCACGCAGGGTATCAAGAAGGGCAGTATAGAGTTCTTCTTCAAGACTTAGCAGACGTTCATCAGCGGTTGCTATCTGTGACTCTACTTCACGAAGAGCAGGAATCGTAAACCGCTCACCATTTGCTGTTGTCTGGCGCCTTTCATAATCATCAGGGACTGATGAAAGATTTGCTTTTGTGATTTCTATGAAAAATCCGAAAACTGCGTTATACTTGATCTTCAGTGACTTTATCCCGGTCCGTTCTTTTTCCTGCTGCTCCAGGTCAGCGACCCATTGACGTCCGTCTCTTGAGATGAGCCGGAGCCGGTCTAGTTCTTCGTGGTATCCATCCCTAATGACTCCGCCTTTTCTTATTAACAGAGGTGGTTCGTCCACGATGGCTTGTCCGATTAGGGTGACAAGAGTCTGAAGATCTGAAATTTCTCTGACTGATATCCTAATCGATTCAGGGATATCTGCAAGACTATCAAAGAGTCCCCTGACAGATGAAGCCACCGTGAGAGCATCGCTTAAAGTTACCAGGTCACGCGGACTTGCATTTCCATATGATATTCTGCCCGCAATGCGTTCAAGATCTGCATATCTGTAAAGTAGTTGCCTGAGGTCCTGGCGTAAAATGGTTTCATGAGTAAAAAATTCCACTGCATCAAGACGCTGGTTGATGGCCTCAACTGATTTTAACGGTGCAGTAATCCATCGCCTGAGCAGACGTCTCCCCATAGGGGTCTGTGTCATGTCAATGGTTTTGACTAGTGTTCCCTCTTCAGTTCGATCACGGATGTTTGAAACAACCTCAAGGTTT
Protein-coding regions in this window:
- the mutS gene encoding DNA mismatch repair protein MutS, translated to MTSSQESGTGLREKPGKVTPAMQQFYEAKRQYPDCIIFFRMGDFYETFCEDAEICAREMEITLTSRGRMPDGQDIPLAGIPYHALDGYLSRMISRGYKVAICEQIEDPKKAKGIVKRDVVRVVTPGTVIDAALLPGEGARYLMAAVPDKKRKRIGIAFLDISTGDFQISEVPAEGHGEELRAEAVRFRPAECIVPKGVEQEIERKLNRIIPLISPQDNSIFDLQGAEDLLCRQFSIQSLDSLGCCDIPAAITAAGAALTYAQKTQFDPLSHIRSLSRNLQSEYLVLDAVTLRNLEVVSNIRDRTEEGTLVKTIDMTQTPMGRRLLRRWITAPLKSVEAINQRLDAVEFFTHETILRQDLRQLLYRYADLERIAGRISYGNASPRDLVTLSDALTVASSVRGLFDSLADIPESIRISVREISDLQTLVTLIGQAIVDEPPLLIRKGGVIRDGYHEELDRLRLISRDGRQWVADLEQQEKERTGIKSLKIKYNAVFGFFIEITKANLSSVPDDYERRQTTANGERFTIPALREVESQIATADERLLSLEEELYTALLDTLREHVSALQETAHSMARIDLFAGLAESALKFRYVRPHLTDEPVLLVREGRHPVVEASLETGFVPNDAEMSASGEQILIITGANMAGKSTYMRSVALIIVMAQMGSFVPAGYAKVGLVDRIFTRVGAFDDLASGQSTFMVEMLELATIMNHATDQSLVILDEIGRGTSTLDGYCIARSVLEHLHGKKSKGPRTLFATHFHELVGVEEDLKRVRNCHFAVRETDKDVVFLRKLIPGATDRSYGIHVASLAGVPSPVIIRAEDLMKKVMRGEESPGGGVKRYTQMILLDAPATHSAVTPEPDPIREELDSIDVNSLTPLQALSLLADLKSRAKDLT
- the mutL gene encoding DNA mismatch repair endonuclease MutL, which encodes MPNPHIRLLDGDTINQIAAGEVVERPASIVKELIENAIDAKATTITVEISSNRKEVTRIRIIDDGCGIPTEEVSLAFSPHATSKIQTAEDLNTCRTLGFRGEALASIAAIAYVTMVTRSKGEDAGTHLIISGGEILENRATGAPTGTTLTVEEIFFTTPARRKFLKSLATELSRISSVIEVFSLLYPELTFRYLLNGQEKSTSHGTRTLGEVLRALRPDEAAQMIQVSGEENGISLEGYISHPELIRQNTQRILVAVNGRMIVSSRISGAIRSGYGTLIPSHSFPVAVLKINLDPARVDANIHPTKREIRISDEPEFLRFIVTRVKEALQGQDLSHSGISIKSELHLVADDQENQSPGLIYRTSETPAQRVCEATLAGYRTTARQLRRTRLLMEPTGAEEESLFPPLKYIGQVAATYLLASNSSGDLILIDQHAAHERIRYDQLKREQKEGTLSQELLVPIVLQLSTSEVHLLSEIRSDLEKEGFHLEPFGKDTWCVRSVPVVLGRCEDPDAIKEIISSALVGGQENRMSESVSRMVACRGAVKAGVILTPEQGEEIISQLSRTSEPYTCPHGRPTIISFTRSKLEELFRRR